CGTCGCCGCGCAGCAGCGGCCGGACCAGGCGCCGCTTCTGCCCGGGCGTGCCGAACATCTGGACGGTGGGCGCGATCAACGCGGTGCTGACCGAGGTCAGCTCGTGCTGGCCCGGGGTCTCGAACTCCCGCTCGGCCTCGGCGAACGCCTCCTCGTGCAGGGGCGTCAGCCCGGCGCCACCGTGCTCGGCCGGCCAGGACAGCGCCCCGTACCCGGCGTCGAACCTGATCCGCGTCCACTCCTGGATGCGCGCGATGAGAGCGCGTTCCTCGTCGAAGGGCAGATCGTGGAACACGGCGACGGAACGGCGCGCACCGTCCTGCCGGAGCGCCAGGTGCCGCGAGAGCCAGGCCCGCGCCGTCTCGGTGAACTCGGCCAGCCCGGCCCCGGTGACGTCAGCGGACATGGAACCCCGCATCCACCGGGAGCGCCACGCCGGTCACGTACCGCGCGGCGTCGGAGGCGGGCCACAGCACCGCGTCACTGATGTCGGACGGCTGCACCAGCTCGACCGGCAGCGCGTCGAACGCGGCGAGCTTGTCCTGTTCGGTCTCCGGCATGGCGTTCCTCCTCGAACGTCGGTCAGGCGGGGATCCACGGCGGGACGGTGGTGGCGTCCCGCTCCTCGGAGTGCATGCGCATCGGCTGGCCGGTTCCGGGCAGGTGCCCGGAACCGGACCGGCGTGGGGGCGCGGCGGCGGTGCCCTGCGTGGGTCCACGACCTGCAGATCCGAGTAGACGCCCGGCAACCCGACCTCCTCCGGTCACGCTCGCGGCCCCTTCGACGCCGATGGACCGAACCCTACGACGACTCGACGTCGACTTCAAGTTCGAATTGAAGTCGCCGTCAACTTCGTGTCTGATCCACGTGAACGACAACGA
This is a stretch of genomic DNA from Amycolatopsis endophytica. It encodes these proteins:
- a CDS encoding SDR family oxidoreductase; amino-acid sequence: MPETEQDKLAAFDALPVELVQPSDISDAVLWPASDAARYVTGVALPVDAGFHVR